In one Aromatoleum aromaticum EbN1 genomic region, the following are encoded:
- a CDS encoding reverse transcriptase domain-containing protein: MPYDSLKAIIYPRPPYKSFTIKKRDGSDRTIFEPRKRLKVIQLKVLDFLQKRSTPLKPAVHGFVAKRSILTNAQVHCSPKNHHIFNIDLEDFFPSITFYRVRGVLLHHPFKFSHEVATVIAHICTLDKTLPQGAPTSPFLSNLVCRTLDRDLTELARRCLARYSRYADDITFSFRTRKTIKLPAAICSVDSDGDTVIGTELHDIIVNQHHFKINSAKTRLCDRNRRMEVTGLTINQFPNVPRVFIDRIRGALIAWESHGYAAANKVWNERVTAARSGAYEKKPWKRQTRRGQVPDLKNVLWGKLLYLRMVRGKDDLIYTRLAERYNSAVLITAATGTFTAPKLPVEPVVRDKETARDACFVVEWMGDYDEPGVGTEVPISQGTAFVYRELNLLVTCNHVLEWQNGEEGKFLAQIDYESPFLSDKALKLIQPGTKKSWDAKILYRNEQMDFALLAFEDPPQHRYFSAMDNPIEPGAKGFLIGYPAWKQWNLADVNSQTVLNRTSPHAGMNSFTITGAGSIRPGNSGGPFTDDRFRVAGMAQRGAYMGDGHDENLCIEIIDELIAAYKASLVAPAVLVPAASAAAPASPATAAPSAKPTAPPPAPTPPPPVMP; this comes from the coding sequence ATGCCGTACGACAGCCTGAAGGCGATCATATACCCACGCCCGCCATATAAGAGTTTCACTATCAAAAAGCGGGACGGCTCGGACCGCACGATCTTCGAGCCGCGCAAGCGGCTTAAAGTCATACAGTTGAAGGTGCTGGATTTCCTTCAAAAGCGCTCCACGCCATTGAAGCCCGCGGTGCATGGGTTCGTCGCCAAGCGCAGCATCCTTACCAACGCACAGGTGCATTGCTCCCCGAAGAATCACCACATCTTCAACATCGACCTTGAAGACTTCTTCCCAAGCATCACCTTCTACCGCGTCCGCGGGGTGCTTTTGCACCACCCGTTCAAGTTCTCACACGAAGTTGCGACCGTCATCGCGCACATCTGCACGCTCGACAAGACGCTGCCGCAAGGGGCTCCGACCTCACCCTTTCTGTCCAACCTCGTATGCCGGACGCTGGACCGCGACCTGACTGAGCTCGCCCGCCGTTGCCTCGCGCGATATTCCCGGTACGCCGACGACATCACGTTTTCGTTTCGCACCCGTAAGACGATCAAACTGCCGGCCGCGATCTGCTCCGTCGATAGCGACGGAGACACAGTGATCGGAACAGAACTGCACGACATTATCGTCAATCAGCATCACTTCAAGATCAACTCTGCGAAAACGCGTCTTTGCGACCGGAACCGACGAATGGAGGTAACAGGGCTGACGATAAACCAGTTCCCCAACGTCCCGCGTGTCTTCATTGATCGGATTCGCGGTGCGTTGATCGCTTGGGAGAGCCATGGCTACGCAGCGGCGAACAAAGTGTGGAACGAGCGAGTGACGGCCGCAAGAAGCGGCGCCTACGAAAAGAAGCCGTGGAAGCGTCAAACCCGGCGCGGTCAGGTGCCCGACCTAAAGAACGTCTTGTGGGGGAAGTTGCTCTACTTGCGCATGGTGCGCGGCAAGGATGACTTGATCTATACCCGGCTTGCCGAACGCTACAACAGCGCGGTACTGATCACCGCCGCTACTGGCACGTTCACGGCCCCCAAACTGCCGGTCGAACCCGTCGTGCGTGACAAAGAGACGGCACGGGACGCCTGCTTCGTCGTGGAGTGGATGGGTGATTATGATGAACCGGGAGTCGGAACCGAGGTCCCGATCAGTCAGGGAACCGCTTTCGTCTACCGCGAACTGAACCTGCTCGTCACCTGCAATCACGTACTTGAATGGCAGAACGGCGAAGAGGGGAAGTTCCTTGCGCAGATCGACTACGAAAGCCCGTTCCTCTCCGACAAGGCCTTGAAACTGATTCAGCCGGGAACGAAGAAGTCATGGGACGCAAAGATTCTTTACCGGAACGAACAGATGGATTTTGCCCTGCTCGCCTTCGAAGACCCACCACAGCACCGATATTTCTCTGCGATGGACAACCCCATCGAACCCGGTGCGAAAGGATTTCTCATCGGCTACCCGGCGTGGAAACAGTGGAACTTGGCGGACGTCAACAGTCAAACGGTCCTGAACAGAACATCGCCACACGCAGGGATGAACAGTTTCACGATCACCGGCGCAGGCAGCATCCGGCCCGGCAACAGCGGAGGCCCGTTCACCGATGACCGCTTCCGAGTTGCGGGCATGGCTCAACGCGGAGCGTACATGGGCGATGGGCATGACGAAAACTTGTGCATCGAGATCATCGATGAGCTAATTGCAGCATACAAAGCATCGCTGGTCGCGCCGGCGGTACTCGTGCCCGCAGCGAGTGCAGCTGCGCCTGCCTCGCCTGCGACGGCGGCGCCCTCTGCGAAACCGACCGCACCTCCACCCGCTCCGACTCCGCCACCGCCGGTTATGCCCTAA
- a CDS encoding IS5-like element ISAzo24 family transposase (programmed frameshift): MAVELLPDALWAEIEPLLPEHDPSPSIDGGRPRIPDRVALKGIIFVLTYSIPWNKLPKDLGFGSGRTCLRRLQEWQEAGVWAALHQKLLAHLNQADQIDWSRAAVDAGSVPSPLGGEDTGPNPTDRGKLGTKHHLLVDRNGLPLAVALSAANTHDSQVFIPLLDGARAIAGKRGRPRWRPHKLHADKGYDFRFCRDYLRRQGILHRIARRGIESKERLGRHRWVVERTISWLHRFRRLRIRYDKRSAIHLAFLLLACSIIAWRFVQRFCH; the protein is encoded by the exons ATGGCCGTGGAGCTTTTGCCGGACGCGCTGTGGGCGGAGATCGAGCCGTTGTTGCCCGAACACGATCCGTCGCCGTCGATCGACGGCGGCCGGCCGCGGATACCCGACCGAGTGGCGCTCAAAGGCATCATCTTCGTGCTGACCTACAGTATTCCGTGGAACAAGCTGCCCAAGGACTTGGGGTTTGGCAGCGGCCGGACGTGCCTGCGTCGCCTGCAGGAATGGCAGGAGGCCGGAGTCTGGGCGGCGTTACACCAGAAGCTGCTGGCCCATCTGAATCAGGCCGATCAGATCGACTGGTCAAGGGCCGCCGTGGACGCCGGGAGCGTCCCTTCC CCCCTGGGCGGCGAAGACACGGGCCCAAACCCAACCGACCGCGGCAAGCTCGGCACCAAGCATCACTTGCTGGTCGACCGTAACGGCCTGCCGCTGGCCGTGGCGCTCTCGGCGGCCAACACCCACGACAGCCAAGTCTTCATTCCGCTGCTCGACGGCGCGAGAGCGATCGCCGGAAAGCGCGGCCGGCCCCGCTGGCGACCTCACAAGCTTCACGCTGACAAGGGCTACGACTTCCGCTTCTGTCGTGACTACCTGCGCCGCCAGGGCATCCTTCATCGCATCGCCCGGCGCGGCATCGAGTCCAAGGAGCGCCTCGGCCGACACCGCTGGGTGGTCGAGCGAACGATCTCCTGGCTTCATCGATTCCGACGCCTTCGGATCCGGTACGACAAGCGCTCCGCCATTCACTTGGCTTTTCTCCTGCTCGCTTGTTCGATCATCGCGTGGCGCTTTGTACAACGGTTTTGTCACTGA
- a CDS encoding OmpA family protein, with the protein MFDQEDGELNVVIGVLFGVIALVIALVIGLGAWTLRAADAEPALATTAGGFVEVAEVGEPLVKFYFGVGETALPANASADLATVIAALEAAPEKKALLSGFHDETGGAAVNAEVAKNRGLSVREALLAAGVPAERVLLRRPAVTSGGGDAAEARRVEVRVQ; encoded by the coding sequence ATGTTCGATCAGGAAGACGGCGAACTCAACGTCGTCATCGGTGTACTCTTCGGCGTCATAGCGCTTGTGATCGCGCTGGTCATCGGACTTGGAGCCTGGACGCTGCGTGCGGCCGATGCGGAACCGGCGTTGGCCACGACGGCAGGCGGATTCGTTGAAGTTGCGGAAGTCGGCGAGCCGCTGGTGAAGTTCTACTTTGGTGTCGGCGAAACGGCGCTGCCCGCGAACGCGTCGGCCGACTTGGCGACCGTCATCGCCGCACTGGAGGCGGCGCCGGAGAAGAAGGCGCTGCTGTCCGGCTTTCACGACGAGACCGGTGGCGCCGCGGTGAACGCCGAGGTGGCGAAGAACCGCGGGCTGTCGGTGCGCGAGGCGCTTCTGGCTGCCGGCGTGCCTGCCGAGCGCGTGCTGCTGCGCCGTCCGGCCGTCACGTCGGGTGGTGGTGACGCCGCCGAGGCGCGTCGCGTCGAGGTGCGCGTGCAGTAA
- a CDS encoding JAB domain-containing protein yields MLPFYASPTSLADAALLERFFGPEAEDVWESCGGSWSRVVEFAREPRTPAWDALSSALEILQRSFAEQLAAGDVLDAPDVVKPFLRTFFAGRPYEVFVALYLNARNHLILAEEAFRGTLTQTSVYPREIVRRALELRAAGVIFSHQHPSGACEPSLADELLTRTLTSALAMVEVRVLDHFVVAGHSTVSFAERGLL; encoded by the coding sequence ATGTTGCCCTTCTACGCTTCGCCTACTTCGCTCGCGGATGCCGCCCTGCTCGAGCGTTTCTTCGGCCCCGAGGCCGAGGACGTCTGGGAAAGCTGCGGCGGCTCGTGGAGCCGGGTCGTCGAGTTCGCCCGCGAGCCCCGCACGCCAGCTTGGGACGCATTGTCCAGCGCGCTCGAAATTCTGCAGCGCAGTTTTGCCGAGCAGCTTGCCGCGGGGGACGTTCTCGACGCCCCCGATGTGGTCAAGCCGTTCCTTCGAACTTTCTTCGCGGGGCGACCCTACGAAGTTTTCGTGGCCCTCTATCTCAACGCCCGCAACCACCTCATCCTCGCCGAAGAGGCTTTTCGCGGCACGCTGACGCAAACGAGCGTCTATCCGCGCGAGATCGTGCGCCGGGCGCTCGAGCTTCGCGCGGCCGGCGTGATCTTTTCGCACCAGCATCCGTCCGGCGCCTGCGAGCCGTCGCTCGCGGACGAACTGCTCACGCGAACGCTCACTTCTGCGCTCGCGATGGTCGAGGTGCGGGTGCTCGACCACTTCGTCGTTGCCGGGCACTCGACGGTCTCGTTCGCCGAGCGGGGTCTTCTCTAG
- a CDS encoding recombinase family protein — translation MPFKAGGQPDKLFQMRTAAYCRFSSDAQRETSIRDQLRNIEVYCQRVGWQAPVLYQDQAVSGSRSDRPGYQAMLEAAELGAFDVLLVDDLSRLSRDHIESAQAVRRLKFSGIRIIGVSDGTDTSRDGYKLETGLRGLMSEWYLDDLAKKTHRGLMGQALEGYSAGGLPYGYRSEFDGNGHRRLIEEEQARWVHFVFERYAAGASPRQIADELNRRGVASPRGGTWAHSALYPDSKGVGMLGNPIYNGRQVWNRTAWIKDPATGRRRRTLRPMSEWVIIDSPELKIVDDELWRACEARARAVKRNTAAKRKAGKGSGGRAPKYLFSGLLKCGECGGAFVIQGRTDYGCATHKNRGPSVCENRLKVRRATIEKVLLAGIKDSLLSDEAYRAFETEACALLKQAKPDPGVAKRKLAHAHKELDNLMAAIRAGIITPTTKAALMEAERQAADAQAELTAIERFEPTQILPRAREIYRDLVARLEAVEDITSAREAIRKIVGGEVRLIPENGALTAELAEPVFFCLVK, via the coding sequence GTGCCGTTCAAAGCCGGCGGGCAACCCGATAAGCTATTTCAGATGCGAACCGCCGCTTACTGCCGATTCTCGTCCGACGCTCAGCGCGAGACCTCGATCCGCGACCAGCTCCGAAACATCGAGGTCTATTGCCAGCGCGTGGGTTGGCAGGCCCCGGTCCTCTACCAGGACCAGGCGGTCTCAGGTTCGCGCAGCGATCGTCCCGGGTACCAGGCGATGCTCGAGGCGGCCGAGCTCGGTGCCTTCGATGTGCTGCTGGTCGATGACCTCTCGCGCCTGTCGCGGGACCACATTGAGAGCGCGCAAGCAGTGCGCCGGCTCAAGTTCTCCGGGATCCGCATCATTGGCGTGTCGGACGGAACGGACACCAGTCGCGACGGCTACAAGCTCGAGACGGGCCTTCGCGGGTTGATGAGCGAGTGGTACCTCGACGATCTGGCGAAGAAGACGCACCGCGGCCTCATGGGCCAGGCGCTGGAGGGCTACAGCGCGGGAGGTCTGCCCTATGGGTACCGAAGCGAGTTTGACGGCAATGGCCACCGCCGTCTCATCGAAGAGGAGCAGGCGCGCTGGGTCCACTTCGTCTTCGAGCGCTATGCCGCGGGCGCGAGTCCACGACAGATCGCCGACGAGCTCAACCGTCGGGGCGTTGCGAGCCCCCGTGGCGGCACCTGGGCGCACTCTGCGCTCTACCCCGACAGCAAGGGCGTGGGCATGCTCGGCAATCCCATCTACAACGGCCGCCAAGTGTGGAACCGCACCGCCTGGATCAAGGATCCGGCAACCGGCCGGCGCCGGCGCACGCTGCGCCCGATGTCCGAGTGGGTGATTATCGACTCGCCCGAACTCAAGATCGTCGACGACGAGCTGTGGAGAGCATGCGAGGCGCGCGCCCGGGCGGTGAAGCGTAACACCGCGGCAAAACGGAAAGCCGGCAAGGGCTCTGGCGGACGTGCGCCGAAATACCTTTTCTCCGGGCTCCTGAAGTGCGGTGAGTGTGGTGGAGCGTTCGTGATCCAGGGGCGCACGGACTACGGCTGCGCGACGCACAAGAACCGCGGTCCGTCGGTGTGTGAGAACCGGTTGAAGGTGCGGCGCGCGACCATCGAAAAGGTACTGCTGGCCGGCATCAAAGACTCGCTTCTTTCGGACGAGGCCTACCGGGCCTTCGAAACGGAGGCATGTGCGCTGTTGAAGCAGGCCAAGCCTGACCCGGGCGTCGCAAAGCGGAAGCTTGCGCACGCGCACAAGGAGCTCGACAACCTGATGGCGGCGATCCGCGCTGGCATCATCACCCCCACCACCAAGGCGGCACTGATGGAGGCCGAGCGCCAGGCCGCCGATGCGCAGGCCGAGCTTACCGCGATCGAGCGCTTCGAGCCGACGCAGATCCTACCCAGGGCCCGCGAGATCTACCGCGACCTGGTGGCCAGACTGGAAGCGGTCGAGGACATCACCAGCGCACGCGAGGCGATCCGCAAGATCGTGGGCGGCGAAGTCCGCCTTATTCCGGAAAACGGTGCGCTGACTGCCGAACTGGCGGAGCCGGTTTTTTTTTGCTTGGTGAAATAA
- a CDS encoding DUF3616 domain-containing protein: MPNSRIGNAVRLEFSPGSLVHTNLSGAAFSGDWLWVAGDEACAIDRLRRLDPVGAEALRYGDPHNVSLADLLDLPGEPDEEADLEGMAVVDGYLWVVGSHGLKRKNPKVSRSHADNAKRLAKVTLDANRRVLARLPIEPDRDGVPCLVREARDGRRAQKLAGDARSNELTALLDDDPHFGPYLAISGKDNGFDIEGLAVDGKRLLLGLRGPVLRGWAGLLEIAVEAHGEDLRLAPLDDGDTLIRKHFLQLEGLGIRDLHFSGDDLHLLAGPTMVLDGDIRVFRWANARSVLAENREPVHFEAAVPQRLSLPHGRGVNRAEAICAVPRELGLPAPGWIVLYDSPGPARKDGECTVFGDLLLRRTARR; this comes from the coding sequence ATGCCCAATTCACGCATCGGCAACGCGGTACGTCTGGAATTCTCGCCGGGCTCGCTCGTCCACACCAACCTCTCGGGGGCCGCTTTTTCGGGAGACTGGTTGTGGGTCGCAGGCGATGAAGCCTGCGCCATCGATCGTCTGCGGCGTCTCGATCCGGTCGGTGCCGAAGCGCTCCGGTACGGCGATCCTCACAACGTTTCCCTTGCCGACCTGCTGGACCTGCCCGGCGAGCCCGATGAAGAGGCCGACCTGGAAGGGATGGCAGTCGTCGACGGCTACCTCTGGGTAGTCGGCTCGCACGGGCTGAAGCGCAAGAACCCGAAAGTCAGCCGATCGCATGCCGACAACGCGAAGCGGCTCGCGAAGGTGACGCTCGACGCGAACAGAAGAGTGCTCGCGCGCCTTCCGATCGAGCCAGATCGGGACGGCGTGCCATGTCTCGTGCGCGAGGCCAGGGACGGGCGTCGCGCGCAGAAGCTCGCCGGTGACGCCCGCTCGAACGAGCTCACAGCGCTGCTCGACGATGACCCTCATTTCGGACCGTACCTGGCCATCTCCGGCAAGGATAACGGCTTCGACATCGAAGGGCTGGCAGTGGATGGGAAGCGGCTGTTGCTGGGGCTGCGAGGCCCCGTGCTGCGAGGCTGGGCCGGTTTGCTCGAGATCGCCGTCGAAGCGCACGGCGAAGACTTGCGGCTGGCTCCGCTCGACGACGGCGACACGCTCATCCGCAAGCATTTCCTGCAACTCGAGGGCCTCGGCATCCGCGACCTGCACTTTTCCGGAGACGATCTGCACCTCCTCGCCGGGCCGACAATGGTGCTCGACGGCGACATTCGCGTGTTCAGGTGGGCAAACGCCCGTTCCGTGCTGGCCGAGAACCGCGAGCCGGTGCATTTCGAAGCGGCCGTGCCGCAGCGACTGTCGCTGCCGCACGGACGGGGCGTCAACCGGGCCGAGGCCATTTGCGCGGTGCCGCGTGAGCTCGGCCTGCCCGCGCCGGGATGGATCGTCCTCTACGATTCGCCCGGCCCTGCGCGCAAGGACGGTGAATGCACGGTGTTCGGCGACCTGCTGCTCCGTCGTACGGCGCGCCGCTGA
- a CDS encoding DODA-type extradiol aromatic ring-opening family dioxygenase, with protein MSATTQAVPARVDSRMPTLFIPHGAGPCFFMDWNPPTAWDAMAGFLKSVAGTLPQRPQAVLLVSAHWLEPVFSVTSGARPELIYDYHGFPPHTYELRYDARGDPRLAERITTLLGEAQLAAKTDAHRGFDHGMFIPLKLMFPTADIPVVQLSLRRGLDPLAHLQAGRALAALRDEGVLIVGSGMSFHNMRGYGDPRFGPVSDEFDRWLTGAVEAPPQSRHQALVDWAQAPSARLSHPLQAEEHLLPLMVVAGAAGEDGGQRVFSDHVLETTLSGFRFG; from the coding sequence ATGTCAGCAACTACGCAAGCCGTCCCCGCGCGCGTCGATTCCCGGATGCCGACCCTGTTCATTCCCCATGGTGCCGGCCCCTGCTTCTTCATGGACTGGAACCCGCCCACGGCATGGGACGCGATGGCGGGCTTCCTCAAGAGCGTGGCCGGCACCCTGCCGCAACGCCCGCAAGCCGTGCTCCTCGTTTCAGCGCACTGGCTGGAGCCCGTGTTCAGCGTCACCAGCGGCGCACGGCCGGAGCTGATCTACGACTACCACGGTTTCCCGCCGCACACGTACGAACTGCGCTATGACGCTCGTGGCGACCCCCGCCTCGCGGAGCGGATCACCACGCTGCTCGGCGAGGCGCAGCTCGCGGCGAAAACGGACGCCCACCGCGGCTTCGATCACGGCATGTTCATTCCGTTGAAGCTGATGTTCCCGACTGCCGATATTCCGGTGGTGCAACTGTCGCTACGCCGGGGTCTCGACCCGCTGGCGCACCTGCAGGCAGGTCGGGCGCTCGCGGCGCTGCGTGACGAAGGGGTGTTGATCGTCGGCAGCGGCATGAGTTTTCACAACATGCGCGGCTACGGCGACCCCCGTTTCGGGCCCGTGTCCGACGAGTTCGATCGCTGGCTTACCGGGGCAGTCGAGGCGCCGCCGCAGTCTCGCCATCAGGCGCTGGTCGACTGGGCGCAGGCACCTTCGGCCCGTCTTTCGCACCCGCTGCAGGCCGAAGAGCATCTGCTGCCGCTGATGGTGGTCGCCGGTGCCGCCGGCGAGGACGGTGGTCAGCGCGTCTTCTCGGATCACGTGCTCGAAACCACGCTTTCCGGTTTCCGGTTCGGCTGA
- a CDS encoding Rrf2 family transcriptional regulator, producing MQLTRYTDYAFRTLIFLGLQKPAELVTISIVSEHFDIPRNHLVKIVNHLARLGYIEALRGKGGGIRLNRPATKINLRTVVEAVEETLTPINCHEPTCRILPSCRLVGIMDEAQEAFLAVLGKYSLSDLQQDPQRLEKLLRWFPPAQERSAHVAHS from the coding sequence ATGCAACTGACCCGATACACTGATTATGCGTTCCGTACGCTGATTTTTCTCGGACTGCAAAAACCCGCCGAACTGGTAACGATCTCCATCGTGTCGGAGCATTTCGACATTCCCCGCAATCATCTGGTCAAGATCGTGAACCACTTGGCCAGGCTGGGCTACATCGAAGCCCTGAGGGGAAAAGGCGGCGGCATTCGCCTGAATCGTCCGGCGACGAAAATCAACTTGCGCACCGTGGTCGAGGCCGTCGAGGAGACGCTGACGCCGATAAACTGCCACGAGCCGACCTGCCGAATCCTCCCGTCATGCCGGCTGGTTGGCATCATGGACGAGGCGCAGGAAGCGTTCCTGGCAGTGCTCGGGAAATACAGCCTGAGCGATCTTCAGCAGGATCCGCAACGTCTGGAAAAATTGCTCAGGTGGTTTCCTCCTGCACAAGAACGGAGTGCGCACGTCGCGCACTCCTGA
- the norV gene encoding anaerobic nitric oxide reductase flavorubredoxin, with protein sequence MSFAVKSNITWVGKQDWELREFHGAEYSTHKGSSYNSYLVREEKVALIDTVWSPYAQEFIDNLEKEIDLHKIDYIIANHAEIDHSGALPALLARIPDTPIYCTENGVKSLKGHFHKDWNFKVVKTGDTLDLGNGKQFVFVEAPMLHWPDSMMTYLAGDAVLFSNDAFGQHYASEQMFNDLVDQEELRAECLKYYANILTPFSARVAAKIHEVLSFKLPLEMICTAHGVIWRDNPAQIVEQYLAWADDYQENQITLIYDTMWNGTRQMAEAITKGIRSADPSVEVKMFNLAISDKNDVLTQVFKSKGILVGSPTVNNGMLPHVAALLEEMRGLRFRGKHAASFGSHGWAGGAVDRIAQRLEEAGFKVSGGIEAVWKPTDGALDECLAFGRRVAQQWRGDYVPVEAGDSAPASAFARQPVRPAAKPVAAATATPNVAEADGGSMRCRTCGWVYDPAKGESGQGVHAGTPWSEVPETFLCPECLLGKTEFEPLHPRRDGAADASRGDGLQPAPVVIIGGGSATYQLVRAFRAQDQDTPVLVITADAGADYPKPQLVHGFSRKLGPSDLVQRSPEELAREFNVTIKTHTRVDSIDAEAKTISFAGEIQPYRDLVLALGATPWIPPLEGNAVDRVITLNNLADYETYLHQLSQGKRVLVIGAGLTGTEVALDLAEGGQQVWLTDIAPRTLAKVLPEFVSQELEARLVQKGCRLHLGQNIVSIDSSAGGATVRLSDGETFEVDTVVSAAGVRPRTELAEAAGLQVNRGIRVDPQLQSSSAHIYALGDCAEIEGRVLPFMHPLSLAAQALAKTLAGERTGLRLPAMPTMVKTPAMPIQVGGVTVADGLQWTVDADETGLTGKAVNDEGELVGYVVTGKHLGNGMALLQQLPALL encoded by the coding sequence ATGTCGTTTGCTGTGAAAAGTAATATCACGTGGGTCGGAAAACAGGATTGGGAGCTGCGGGAATTCCATGGTGCCGAATACTCGACGCACAAGGGTTCGAGCTATAACAGCTATCTCGTGCGTGAGGAAAAGGTCGCGTTGATCGATACCGTGTGGAGCCCGTACGCACAGGAGTTCATCGACAATCTGGAAAAGGAAATCGATCTTCACAAGATCGACTACATCATCGCGAACCACGCCGAAATCGACCACAGCGGCGCATTGCCGGCATTGCTGGCGAGGATTCCCGACACGCCGATCTACTGCACAGAAAACGGCGTCAAGTCCCTGAAAGGACATTTTCACAAGGACTGGAATTTCAAAGTCGTCAAGACCGGGGATACGCTGGATCTGGGCAATGGCAAGCAGTTCGTATTCGTCGAGGCCCCGATGCTGCACTGGCCGGACAGCATGATGACGTACCTCGCCGGGGATGCAGTGCTGTTCAGCAATGACGCCTTCGGCCAGCATTACGCCAGCGAGCAGATGTTCAACGACCTCGTGGACCAGGAGGAACTGCGCGCCGAGTGCCTCAAGTATTATGCGAACATCCTGACGCCGTTCAGTGCGCGTGTTGCCGCGAAAATCCACGAAGTGCTGTCGTTCAAGCTGCCGCTGGAAATGATCTGCACGGCCCACGGAGTCATCTGGCGCGACAATCCGGCGCAGATCGTCGAGCAGTACCTGGCGTGGGCCGACGATTACCAGGAAAACCAGATCACGCTGATCTACGACACGATGTGGAACGGCACCCGGCAGATGGCGGAGGCGATCACGAAAGGGATTCGTTCGGCCGACCCGTCGGTGGAAGTGAAGATGTTCAACCTCGCCATCTCGGACAAGAACGACGTGCTGACGCAGGTGTTCAAGTCGAAAGGCATTCTGGTCGGCTCTCCGACCGTCAACAACGGCATGCTGCCCCATGTCGCGGCGCTGCTCGAAGAAATGCGCGGCCTGCGTTTCCGCGGCAAGCACGCGGCCTCGTTCGGCAGCCACGGCTGGGCCGGCGGCGCCGTGGACCGGATCGCTCAGCGGCTGGAGGAGGCGGGCTTCAAGGTCAGCGGCGGGATCGAAGCGGTCTGGAAGCCCACCGACGGCGCGCTCGACGAATGCCTCGCGTTCGGCCGGCGCGTTGCGCAGCAATGGCGTGGCGATTACGTCCCTGTCGAGGCCGGGGATAGCGCTCCTGCGTCAGCGTTCGCCCGACAACCGGTCCGCCCGGCCGCAAAGCCCGTTGCAGCAGCGACTGCGACCCCGAACGTCGCGGAGGCTGACGGCGGTTCGATGAGGTGCCGGACCTGCGGCTGGGTTTATGACCCGGCCAAGGGAGAATCGGGGCAGGGCGTCCATGCCGGCACGCCATGGTCCGAGGTGCCGGAAACGTTCCTGTGCCCCGAATGCCTCCTCGGCAAAACCGAGTTCGAGCCCCTGCATCCGCGTCGGGACGGCGCGGCGGACGCTTCCCGGGGGGACGGACTGCAGCCCGCGCCGGTCGTGATCATCGGCGGCGGCAGCGCCACTTACCAACTGGTCCGGGCTTTCCGCGCACAGGATCAGGACACTCCGGTGCTGGTGATCACCGCGGACGCTGGCGCGGACTATCCGAAGCCCCAACTGGTCCATGGCTTCAGCCGCAAGCTCGGGCCATCGGATCTGGTGCAGCGTTCACCAGAAGAGCTCGCCCGCGAGTTCAACGTCACGATCAAGACGCATACGCGGGTGGATTCGATCGACGCCGAAGCGAAGACGATCAGTTTCGCGGGCGAAATCCAGCCTTACAGGGATCTCGTCCTCGCGCTCGGTGCAACTCCGTGGATCCCTCCGCTCGAAGGAAACGCTGTCGATCGGGTGATCACGCTGAACAATCTCGCGGACTACGAAACGTATCTGCACCAGCTCTCGCAGGGAAAGCGGGTGCTGGTGATCGGAGCGGGCCTGACCGGCACCGAGGTTGCGCTCGATCTGGCCGAAGGCGGGCAGCAGGTGTGGCTGACCGACATCGCCCCCCGTACGCTTGCCAAGGTGTTGCCCGAGTTCGTCAGCCAGGAACTGGAAGCCAGGCTGGTGCAGAAAGGGTGCCGGCTGCATCTGGGCCAAAACATCGTGTCGATCGACTCGAGCGCCGGAGGGGCCACCGTGCGGCTTTCGGACGGGGAAACGTTTGAAGTGGATACGGTGGTGTCGGCGGCGGGCGTGCGGCCGCGCACTGAACTCGCGGAGGCAGCCGGCCTCCAGGTCAATCGGGGAATCCGGGTCGATCCGCAGTTGCAGAGCAGCAGCGCGCATATCTATGCGCTGGGCGACTGCGCCGAGATCGAAGGACGGGTGCTGCCGTTCATGCATCCGCTGTCGCTGGCGGCCCAGGCGCTGGCGAAAACGCTCGCTGGCGAGCGCACCGGGTTGCGCCTGCCGGCGATGCCGACGATGGTGAAAACGCCCGCGATGCCGATCCAGGTCGGCGGCGTGACGGTCGCCGACGGCCTTCAATGGACGGTGGATGCCGATGAAACCGGCCTGACGGGCAAGGCGGTCAATGACGAGGGCGAACTGGTGGGATACGTCGTGACCGGCAAGCATCTCGGCAACGGCATGGCGCTGCTGCAACAGTTGCCGGCACTGCTCTGA